A genomic region of Trichothermofontia sichuanensis B231 contains the following coding sequences:
- the lgt gene encoding prolipoprotein diacylglyceryl transferase, which translates to MLWSVLPLAFRFESPGPILVELGPLAVRWYGLLIATAVLIGVTLSQWLAKQRRVDPEAIADLALWLVVGAIPAARLYYVLFQWREYAAEPLQAFAIWKGGIAIHGAILGGTIATILFCRIRKLSFWQIADLIAPSLILGQAIGRWGNFFNSEAFGRPTDLPWKLYIPLDHRPLAYRSFEYFHPTFLYESLWNLGVFGLLMGIFLWDSRQPQPRCKPGTLFLTYWLAYSLGRFWIEGLRTDSLMLGPLRIAQVVSLLGIVLGGLGLWWLYGRRRSLPDTIADSAWSYNQLPPQRESH; encoded by the coding sequence ATGCTGTGGTCTGTCCTGCCTTTAGCCTTCCGGTTTGAATCTCCTGGCCCGATTCTGGTGGAACTAGGGCCATTAGCCGTGCGCTGGTATGGTCTGCTCATTGCCACGGCGGTGTTGATTGGTGTGACTCTCTCGCAATGGCTAGCCAAACAGCGACGGGTGGACCCGGAGGCGATCGCGGATCTGGCCTTATGGTTGGTAGTAGGGGCGATCCCGGCGGCCCGTCTCTACTACGTGCTGTTCCAGTGGCGCGAATATGCAGCTGAGCCGTTGCAAGCGTTTGCGATTTGGAAGGGAGGGATTGCCATTCATGGGGCGATTTTGGGGGGAACGATCGCGACGATCCTGTTTTGCCGTATTCGCAAGCTTTCCTTCTGGCAGATTGCTGACTTGATTGCACCGTCGTTGATTTTGGGGCAGGCGATCGGGCGGTGGGGGAATTTTTTCAACTCAGAAGCGTTTGGTCGTCCAACAGACCTTCCCTGGAAGCTATATATCCCGCTCGATCACCGTCCCCTGGCCTATCGCAGTTTTGAGTATTTTCATCCCACATTTTTGTATGAGTCGCTGTGGAATCTAGGTGTTTTTGGATTACTCATGGGGATTTTTCTATGGGATTCGCGCCAACCCCAACCCCGTTGTAAACCCGGCACCTTATTTTTGACTTACTGGCTCGCCTACAGTTTAGGTCGGTTTTGGATCGAGGGCTTGCGGACCGATAGCCTTATGTTGGGGCCGCTGCGCATCGCCCAGGTGGTGAGTCTGTTGGGCATAGTCCTGGGGGGACTGGGACTCTGGTGGCTCTATGGCCGACGACGATCGCTGCCCGACACCATCGCTGACTCGGCTTGGTCCTATAATCAACTGCCACCACAACGTGAATCCCATTGA
- a CDS encoding YjbQ family protein, which translates to MRDRQLALGTYQSLLFLDLDGPRRRTVYCQIWGE; encoded by the coding sequence GTGCGCGATCGCCAGCTTGCCTTGGGAACCTACCAATCTTTGCTGTTTTTGGATCTGGATGGTCCCCGGCGTCGTACCGTATATTGCCAGATTTGGGGGGAATAG